Proteins encoded by one window of Octopus bimaculoides isolate UCB-OBI-ISO-001 chromosome 4, ASM119413v2, whole genome shotgun sequence:
- the LOC106881473 gene encoding uncharacterized protein K02A2.6-like, with the protein MDLDIEKLVKSCRGCTLAAISPLIKFRPWRKTNISWTRLHRTIQRIIVVDSFTKWPEMCKCRNSTSMVTVDFLHKLFARYGIPDSIVSNGGTQFMANEFKNFSKMFSIEHITTLYHLRSNGQAERFVNTFKRMLRKTRNELVDDVALTQFLRVDHVMPNPKYGSQFQKGRCDGRH; encoded by the coding sequence ATGGATCTAGATATTGAGAAGTTGGTAAAATCCTGCAGAGGTTGTACTCTTGCAGCAATATCACCACTTATAAAATTTCGACCTTGGCGCAAGACCAATATTTCATGGACCAGGCTACACAGGACCATTCAACGGATCATAGTGGTAGATAGCTTTACAAAATGgccagaaatgtgtaaatgtagaAATTCAACTTCCATGGTAACAGTGGATTTTCTACACAAACTTTTTGCAAGGTATGGTATTCCAGACTCCATAGTCTCCAATGGCGGTACACAATTTATGGcaaatgaatttaagaatttttcCAAAATGTTCTCTATTGAACATATCACTACTCTGTATCACCTAAGATCAAATGGACAAGCTGAACGCTTTGTGAACACATTCAAAAGGATGCTAAGGAAAACCAGAAATGAGTTAGTGGATGATGTAGCATTGACACAATTCCTGAGAGTTGACCATGTAATGCCAAATCCAAAATACGGAAGTCAATTTCAAAAGGGGAGATGTGATGGTAGACATTAA